Proteins co-encoded in one Quercus robur chromosome 8, dhQueRobu3.1, whole genome shotgun sequence genomic window:
- the LOC126697774 gene encoding uncharacterized protein LOC126697774 isoform X2 — protein MKRAIHFVLLLFLSLLLYSYAEEAFDVRQHVSTVTRYGAVKGIADNSIIASNIPDGCTPIHINLVARHGTRSPTKKRIKELDNLEARLEVLLRDAEERKLSLQKVPSWIQGWKSPWKGKLKGGELISKGEEELYDLGIRIREKFPDLFNEEYHPDVYTIRATQIPRASASAVAFGMGLFIGTGSLGPGRHRAFAVTGESRASDLLLRFYESCENYKDFRKKQEPAVGKLKEPILDEITSSLVSRYMLNFMRQDTSSLWFLCKQEASLLDITDQACSLFTPSEISLLEWTDDLELFILKGYGNSLNYKMGVPLLQDVLQAMEQAIKAQEEKHAPGSYEKARLRFAHAETVVPFSCLLGLFREGSGFQQIQEEKSLEPPPKPPQQRNWRGSVVAPFAGNNMLVLYSCQANSSSQYFVQVLHNEDPIPLPGCDSDFCPFELFKENIVYPHLKSNYNQVCMVKREAPEQKPSKLSQLFQLFSLGNDATAGSSF, from the exons ATGAAGAGGGCAATTCATTTTGTTCTGCTACTGTTTTTATCTCTGTTGCTTTATTCTTATGCTGAAGAAGCTTTCGATGTGCGCCAACACGTCTCTACCGTCACCag ATACGGTGCTGTGAAAGGAATTGCTGATAATTCCATTATAGCTTCCAATATTCCCGACGGGTGTACTCCTATCCACATAAATCTTGTG GCAAGGCATGGAACTCGCTCTCCCACTAAGAAACGGATAAAAGAGTTGGACAATTTGGAAGCTCGTCTGGAAGTACTTCTAAGAGATGCAGAAGAACGGAAATTGTCTTTACAAAAAGTTCCTTCCTGGATACAAGGATGGAAATCTCCTTGGAAAGGAAAGCTGAAGGGTGGAGAACTAATTAGCAAGGGAGAGGAAGAATTGTATGATCTTGGAATCAGGATTAGAGAAAAATTCCCAGATCTCTTTAATGAGGAGTACCACCCCGATGTTTATACAATAAGGGCAACTCAG ATTCCTCGGGCATCAGCTAGTGCGGTGGCATTTGGAATGGGGCTTTTTATCGGGACAGGAAGTCTTGGACCAGGACGTCACCGAGCTTTTGCTGTTACTGGTGAAAGCCGTGCAAGTGATTTATTGCTAAGGTTTTATGAATCTTGTGAAAACTACAAG GATTTCAGGAAAAAGCAGGAGCCTGCTGTTGGTAAGCTTAAGGAGCCTATTCTTGATGAAATTACCTCTTCCTTAGTGAGTCGTTACATGCTGAATTTTATGAGGCAAGATACTTCTTCTCTCTGGTTTTTATGCAAACAG GAAGCATCTTTGTTGGACATAACTGATCAAGCTTGTAGTCTTTTCACCCCTTCTGAG ATTTCTTTGTTGGAGTGGACAGACGACCTGGAGCTGTTTATATTGAAGGGTTATGGTAATTCATTGAACTATAAAATGGGAGTGCCATTACTTCAAGATGTTTTACAAGCCATGGAACAAGCTATCAAGGCTCAAGAAG AAAAACATGCTCCTGGAAGTTATGAAAAGGCACGACTTCGGTTTGCACATGCGGAAACTGTTGTTCCCTTCTCATGTCTTCTTGGACTTTTTCGTGAAGGATCTG GATTTCAACaaatacaagaagaaaaatCCTTGGAACCACCTCCAAAGCCACCCCAACAGAGAAATTGGAGGGGTAGCGTTGTGGCTCCTTTTGCTGGGAATAACATGCTGGTTCTGTACAGCTGTCAAGCTAACTCTTCAAGCCAGTACTTTGTGCAAGTACTGCACAATGAAGATCCCATTCCATTGCCA GGTTGTGACAGTGATTTCTGTCCATTTGAACTTTTTAAG GAAAACATAGTTTATCCTCATCTAAAGTCCAATTATAATCAAGTCTGCATGGTAAAGCGGGAAGCACCAGAGCAGAAACCTTCTAAGTTATCACAGCTTTTCCAGCTCTTCTCGTTGGGGAATGATG CGACAGCCGGCTCTTCCTTCTAG
- the LOC126697774 gene encoding uncharacterized protein LOC126697774 isoform X1 — translation MKRAIHFVLLLFLSLLLYSYAEEAFDVRQHVSTVTRYGAVKGIADNSIIASNIPDGCTPIHINLVARHGTRSPTKKRIKELDNLEARLEVLLRDAEERKLSLQKVPSWIQGWKSPWKGKLKGGELISKGEEELYDLGIRIREKFPDLFNEEYHPDVYTIRATQIPRASASAVAFGMGLFIGTGSLGPGRHRAFAVTGESRASDLLLRFYESCENYKDFRKKQEPAVGKLKEPILDEITSSLVSRYMLNFMRQDTSSLWFLCKQEASLLDITDQACSLFTPSEISLLEWTDDLELFILKGYGNSLNYKMGVPLLQDVLQAMEQAIKAQEEKHAPGSYEKARLRFAHAETVVPFSCLLGLFREGSGFQQIQEEKSLEPPPKPPQQRNWRGSVVAPFAGNNMLVLYSCQANSSSQYFVQVLHNEDPIPLPGCDSDFCPFELFKENIVYPHLKSNYNQVCMVKREAPEQKPSKLSQLFQLFSLGNDGKQTHKDEL, via the exons ATGAAGAGGGCAATTCATTTTGTTCTGCTACTGTTTTTATCTCTGTTGCTTTATTCTTATGCTGAAGAAGCTTTCGATGTGCGCCAACACGTCTCTACCGTCACCag ATACGGTGCTGTGAAAGGAATTGCTGATAATTCCATTATAGCTTCCAATATTCCCGACGGGTGTACTCCTATCCACATAAATCTTGTG GCAAGGCATGGAACTCGCTCTCCCACTAAGAAACGGATAAAAGAGTTGGACAATTTGGAAGCTCGTCTGGAAGTACTTCTAAGAGATGCAGAAGAACGGAAATTGTCTTTACAAAAAGTTCCTTCCTGGATACAAGGATGGAAATCTCCTTGGAAAGGAAAGCTGAAGGGTGGAGAACTAATTAGCAAGGGAGAGGAAGAATTGTATGATCTTGGAATCAGGATTAGAGAAAAATTCCCAGATCTCTTTAATGAGGAGTACCACCCCGATGTTTATACAATAAGGGCAACTCAG ATTCCTCGGGCATCAGCTAGTGCGGTGGCATTTGGAATGGGGCTTTTTATCGGGACAGGAAGTCTTGGACCAGGACGTCACCGAGCTTTTGCTGTTACTGGTGAAAGCCGTGCAAGTGATTTATTGCTAAGGTTTTATGAATCTTGTGAAAACTACAAG GATTTCAGGAAAAAGCAGGAGCCTGCTGTTGGTAAGCTTAAGGAGCCTATTCTTGATGAAATTACCTCTTCCTTAGTGAGTCGTTACATGCTGAATTTTATGAGGCAAGATACTTCTTCTCTCTGGTTTTTATGCAAACAG GAAGCATCTTTGTTGGACATAACTGATCAAGCTTGTAGTCTTTTCACCCCTTCTGAG ATTTCTTTGTTGGAGTGGACAGACGACCTGGAGCTGTTTATATTGAAGGGTTATGGTAATTCATTGAACTATAAAATGGGAGTGCCATTACTTCAAGATGTTTTACAAGCCATGGAACAAGCTATCAAGGCTCAAGAAG AAAAACATGCTCCTGGAAGTTATGAAAAGGCACGACTTCGGTTTGCACATGCGGAAACTGTTGTTCCCTTCTCATGTCTTCTTGGACTTTTTCGTGAAGGATCTG GATTTCAACaaatacaagaagaaaaatCCTTGGAACCACCTCCAAAGCCACCCCAACAGAGAAATTGGAGGGGTAGCGTTGTGGCTCCTTTTGCTGGGAATAACATGCTGGTTCTGTACAGCTGTCAAGCTAACTCTTCAAGCCAGTACTTTGTGCAAGTACTGCACAATGAAGATCCCATTCCATTGCCA GGTTGTGACAGTGATTTCTGTCCATTTGAACTTTTTAAG GAAAACATAGTTTATCCTCATCTAAAGTCCAATTATAATCAAGTCTGCATGGTAAAGCGGGAAGCACCAGAGCAGAAACCTTCTAAGTTATCACAGCTTTTCCAGCTCTTCTCGTTGGGGAATGATGGTAAACAGACTCACAAAGATGAATTATAG